The DNA segment ACGGCGTTGACGACGCCGTCCTGGCTCGGTCTGCTGACGATCCGCGCGCGCCCCATCTCGGTCTTGATGATGGCGCCCTTCGTCAGGAGTTTCCGCCGGACGTAGTTCGGGTCGGCGCTGTTTGCCTCGACCGCCTCGATCTTCGTCTTTTTGGTCTCGCCGGTTGCGGGGTTCGAGACCGTTGCGTACTCTAACCGGAGTGCCCGGACCTTCTGGTTGCCGCCGAAGGTGCGGACAATTCTCCTGCGTTCTTCACCGATATGCGTCTCTGCCGGAGCTCTTCCGATCTCCGTTCTCTTTTTGCCCTGGGAGGTGTGGTAGCGTCCGCCCGATGGCTTCCGTACTGATCTTCCTTGCCACTGCATGTGACCACCGATATACTCTGCTGAGGACGCAATACCCTTCGGGGGTAGCAATCTCTCGTTAAAGTGCTATAACTATTCGGGACCGGGATATTTAACTCTGCTGATCACGCGAGGATCGCGTCCAGCAGCTCGTCCAACCCTTTTCCGGTCTTCATGTTCGTCCGGAAGATCTTCATCTCCGGGTTGTAGCGGCGCATATCCGCCTCCATCCGATCGAGGTCGGCGCCGACGAACCCGGCGAGGTCGACCTTGTTGATGACGCCGATGTTGCTGCTTCTAAACATCATCGGGTGCTTGTTCACCACGTCATCCCCTTCTGTCGAGCTGACGACGACGATCCTCTTCTCGGCGCCCAGCCGGAAGTCGGTCGGGCAGACCATGTTGCCGACGTTCTCGATGAAGAGGATATCGATCTCATCGAGCGGGAGGTGTTCGATGGCGTGCTCCACCAGGTGGGCGTCGAGGTGACACTCCTTCCCGGTGTTCGCGTTGTAGGCCGGGACGTCGAGTGCAACGATCCGCTTGAAGTCGTCGTCGCCGTAGACGTCCCCGGCGATGGCGCCGGCGCGGAGGCCCCGCTTCCGGATAAGCGGCACCAGCCGCTCGATCGTGGCGGTCTTCCCCGACCCGATGGCGCCGAGAAGATCGAACGCCCGGATGCCGTGGTCTTTGAGGTGGGCTGCGTTGGCATCTGCAAGGCGGTTGTTGACATCGTAGATGTCCTTCTCCACGTGGACGTCGATGTGATGCATGGTATGTACTGTGATCATGATCTGTTTATAGATTAACCACCAGATCATACACTATGAGCGCTGAACGCATCCTGTACCCCTGTTACTTCGACGCCACGCTCGAGCGGCGGGAGGGGCGCCGCGTTGCTAAAAATATCGGCGTGAAGTCCCCGGACATCCCTGCCGTCGAGGCGGTCCTGCGGAAGATGAAGGTCCCGCACCGGGTGGAGGAGCACCACCATCCCGCCCGGTGGGCCGAGCACGAAGGCCGGATCGTGGCGGAATGGGAGGGGAGCAAGGAAGACCTGATCCGGAAGGTTGCGAGTGGCCTTGCCGCCCGGAAGTGACTGCGATGTATGACCTGCACACCCATACCATCCTCTCCGACGGCGAACTCCTCCCGACGGAACTGGTTCGCCGGGCTGCCGTGCTCGGCTACGAGACCCTCGCCGTCACCGACCACGCGGACGCCTCGAATCTCCGGCACCTGGTGGAAGCGGTGAGCAGCGTCCGGGAATCGGCGCGGTGTTACGGTGTGGGCCTGCTCGTCGGGGTGGAACTCACCCACGTTCCGCCGTCCCTGATCCCGGCGTTTGCACGCGATGCGAAGAAGTTCGGCGCCGATATCGTCGTGGTCCACGGCGAGACGGTGGTGGAGCCGGTCGCCCCGGGAACCAACCGCGCCGCATGCGCGTGCGAGTACGTGGACGTGCTCGGCCATCCTGGGCTCATAGCGATCGAGGATGCGCGCGCGGCCGCGGAGCATGGGGTGGCGCTCGAGATCACCTCGCGGGCGGGGCATAATCGCACCAACGGTCACGTGGCGCGGGTGGCGCGGGAGGCCGGGTGCCTGCTCGTGATCGATTCCGATACGCATGCTCCGTCCGATCTGATGTCAAAGGAGGGGCGGTGGGCGGTCGCGCTCGGCGCCGGGCTGACGGAGGCGGAATCCCGGGAGGCTCTCTCTGTGGATATAAATCGGCTTCTTCAGAAGTGAGATGTGGTATTTATAATTTAGCAAAAACTTTTTATACTCTAATGGTTAATATATATATGTTACTAAATACGCCCGGATATAGTATCCCCTAGAGGTTGCAGTTTGCGGTTAATCGGTCGTTCTGTAAGTGTTTGCGGCAATCGCTTGTTAATCTTGCGATGCGATGCTGCACAGTTGCCCCGTCTCTACGGTGAGGCTGTGGATCGCCGGTTAAAACCCGTAGGGAAGGTAGTTGACATATTTGGGAATATATCATCGCCGTACGCCGTAGTACTTTGCAACAACGGCTGCTCCGTGCAGGTCGGCGAGAAGATCTTTGCGAGATAGGTGTATAATCGATGGCTGAAGTAGAAAAACTAAAACAGCTGCAGTTGCAGCGCGAGGCCCTGAAGAAGAGAGGGGAGCAGAAGGTCAAGGAGACGGAGAAGAAGCGCACCGAGGAGAGCGTTCAGTCCGTCTGCCCTGAGTGCGGCAGCCGCCAGCTCGTCCACGACTACGAGCGCGCGGAACTCGTATGCCAGAACTGTGGTCTCGTCCTCGACGAGGAGTTCATCGACCGCGGCCCCGAGTGGCGTGCATTCGACCACGACCAGCGCATGAAGCGCTCCCGTGTCGGCGCACCGATGACGTTCACGATCCACGACAAGGGTCTCTCGACGATGATCGACTGGAGGAACCGTGACTCCTACGGCCGCGCGATCTCGAGCAAGAACCGCGCCCAGCTCTACCGTCTCCGGAAGTGGCAGCGGCGTATCCGTGTCTCGAATGCGACCGAGCGGAACCTGGCGTTCGCGCTCTCGGAACTGGACCGGATGGCGTCTGCGCTCGGCCTGCCCCGGAACGTGCGCGAGACCGCGGCGGTCGTCTACCGCGACGCGGTGGACAAGAACCTGATCCGCGGCCGGAGTATCGAGGGCGTCGCGGCGGCGGCGCTGTATGCGGCATGCCGGCAGTGCAGCGTCCCGAGGACGCTCGATGAGATCGCCGAGGTATCCCGTGTATCCCGTAAGGAGATCGGCCGCACCTACCGGTTCATCTCCCGCGAGCTCGGGTTAAAGCTCCTGCCGACGTCCCCGATCGATTACGTACCGCGCTTCTGCTCGGGCCTGAACCTGAAGGGTGAGGTCCAGAGCCGTGCGGTCGAGATCCTTCGGCAGGCCGGCGAGCGCGAACTTACGAGCGGCAGAGGCCCGACGGGCGTCGCGGCGGCCGCCATTTACATCTCGTCGATCCTCGGCGGAGAGCGGCGCACCCAGCGCGAAGTCGCCGAGGTTGCGGGCGTGACCGAGGTCACGATCAGGAACAGATATAAGGAACTGGCAGAAAAATTAGATATCGAGATCATACTCTGATCTCATATCTTCGGGCTCGTAGATCAGGGGTAGATCGCTACGTTCGCAACGTAGAGGCCGCGGGTTCAAATCCCGCCGGGTCCATCGGTTCTTTATTATTATTTTCGCGAGATTCATCTGTCCATAGGCGACCACAGGTCGCCGGGGGTTTCGAAATGGGCGCAGCCCCTTCTTTTGGGATAAAATGGCTCACTTCTTTGGCCGTTGCAATAGCGGCACATTCTTTACCTCCGGCAGTCTGATATCACCACGTACAAAGCAGGAGAAGAGAATCAGACCATGGAGCGGGACGAGGGAAGGCGCGCATGAAAGAAAGAATCAAAGAGACCGATCAGGGAATCCAGGGCGAACTCGATGTCCAATATTTTGACCGGATGCAGAGGCATCTGCGGGATAAGGGCCTGATTGCAACCGACGAGATTGTCCGTTCCGGGATCGCCGGCGGCCTGGCGCTCGAGCTCGGCCCGGGGCCCGGGTACCTGGGTCTTGAGTGGCTCCGGAAAACGGACGGAAGCAGACTCAGGGCAGTCGAGATCAGCCGGAACATGATCGTTGTCGCCCAAAAAAACGCCCGGGAGTACGGCCTTGCATCGAGGGTCGAATACACGCTCGGCCGGGTCGAGGAGATCCCGTTCGGGGATGAAGTGTTCGACGCGGTCTTCTCCAACGGCTCCCTGCACGAATGGAGCGAACCACAGAGAGCGTTTCACGAGATCTACCGCGTCCTGAAGCCCGGCGGCAGGTGGTACGTAAGCGACCTGAAGAGGGACATGAACCGTGTCGTGGTCTGGTTCATGAAGATCAGCGTCAGGCCCGTCGAGATGCGGCCGGGACTGCAGACCTCGATCGATGCCGCATATACGCGGCGCGAACTCGAAGGAATTTTG comes from the Methanoculleus marisnigri JR1 genome and includes:
- a CDS encoding 30S ribosomal protein S8e encodes the protein MQWQGRSVRKPSGGRYHTSQGKKRTEIGRAPAETHIGEERRRIVRTFGGNQKVRALRLEYATVSNPATGETKKTKIEAVEANSADPNYVRRKLLTKGAIIKTEMGRARIVSRPSQDGVVNAVLLA
- a CDS encoding class I SAM-dependent methyltransferase, giving the protein MKERIKETDQGIQGELDVQYFDRMQRHLRDKGLIATDEIVRSGIAGGLALELGPGPGYLGLEWLRKTDGSRLRAVEISRNMIVVAQKNAREYGLASRVEYTLGRVEEIPFGDEVFDAVFSNGSLHEWSEPQRAFHEIYRVLKPGGRWYVSDLKRDMNRVVVWFMKISVRPVEMRPGLQTSIDAAYTRRELEGILAGTPLKSGQVSENPFGLSIRGTK
- a CDS encoding signal recognition particle subunit SRP19/SEC65 family protein; translation: MSAERILYPCYFDATLERREGRRVAKNIGVKSPDIPAVEAVLRKMKVPHRVEEHHHPARWAEHEGRIVAEWEGSKEDLIRKVASGLAARK
- the hypB gene encoding hydrogenase nickel incorporation protein HypB; protein product: MHHIDVHVEKDIYDVNNRLADANAAHLKDHGIRAFDLLGAIGSGKTATIERLVPLIRKRGLRAGAIAGDVYGDDDFKRIVALDVPAYNANTGKECHLDAHLVEHAIEHLPLDEIDILFIENVGNMVCPTDFRLGAEKRIVVVSSTEGDDVVNKHPMMFRSSNIGVINKVDLAGFVGADLDRMEADMRRYNPEMKIFRTNMKTGKGLDELLDAILA
- a CDS encoding transcription initiation factor IIB, producing MAEVEKLKQLQLQREALKKRGEQKVKETEKKRTEESVQSVCPECGSRQLVHDYERAELVCQNCGLVLDEEFIDRGPEWRAFDHDQRMKRSRVGAPMTFTIHDKGLSTMIDWRNRDSYGRAISSKNRAQLYRLRKWQRRIRVSNATERNLAFALSELDRMASALGLPRNVRETAAVVYRDAVDKNLIRGRSIEGVAAAALYAACRQCSVPRTLDEIAEVSRVSRKEIGRTYRFISRELGLKLLPTSPIDYVPRFCSGLNLKGEVQSRAVEILRQAGERELTSGRGPTGVAAAAIYISSILGGERRTQREVAEVAGVTEVTIRNRYKELAEKLDIEIIL
- a CDS encoding histidinol phosphate phosphatase domain-containing protein, translating into MYDLHTHTILSDGELLPTELVRRAAVLGYETLAVTDHADASNLRHLVEAVSSVRESARCYGVGLLVGVELTHVPPSLIPAFARDAKKFGADIVVVHGETVVEPVAPGTNRAACACEYVDVLGHPGLIAIEDARAAAEHGVALEITSRAGHNRTNGHVARVAREAGCLLVIDSDTHAPSDLMSKEGRWAVALGAGLTEAESREALSVDINRLLQK